From Saccharibacillus brassicae:
CCATGCAAAAAAAGGCCGGGACTTGGCGTCCCGGCCTTTTTGTCGTTCGCTGCTTGCGGATCATCCCCGGAAGGAACGAACGTACCGTTCGTTGCTTGCGGTCTATCCCCGGAAGGAACGAACGATAAAGCGATGCTCGCGCTTGTCGAGCACGGCGCCGTCTTCGAGCGTCACCGTCTGATCGTTGTGCTTGACCAGGCGGGTGCTCGAAGCCAGCAGTTTATCTCCCTGCCAGACCATCACGGCGGAGTTGAACAGGATCGCGTGCTCGAATTGGCGCATCGTCTTCATAACGTAGCCGATCGCGTTCGGGCGTCCCGCAGCCCGGCGGACCTCCTGCGGAAGAACGGCGATTTCCCGGATCGACATGATGTCTTTCATGCCGATTCGTACGCCTCCGGGGCTGAGGACCACGTACTGCTCTTTGTCGTTCCAGCGAATCAGGGTCCCGTAGCGCTTCGTCTGATACGGTCCTCCGTTGTCGACCACGACTTTTTTGCCTACCCAATGTTTCAAAGCGCGCACCTCCGGGCAGCCGCTTTACAGCGGCGGTATTTCCCAATTTATCGGCTGGATGCCGTGTGTTTCCAAATAGGCGTTCGTTTGCGAAAAAGGCCGGCTGCCGAAAAATCCGCCGCGGGCCGACAGCGGGCTCGGATGAACCGATTTGAGCACGTGATGACGCGACGCGTCGATCAAAGCTTCTTTTTTCTGCGCGTGGGCGCCCCACAAAATAAAGACGGCCGGCTGTTCCCGTTCGCCGATCGCCCGAATCACCGCGTCGGTGAAACGCTGCCATCCCAGCTTTTGATGCGACGCGGCCTGCCCTTCCCGCACCGTCAACACGGTGTTGAGCAGCAGCACGCCTTCTTCGGCCCAATGAATCAGGTATCCGTGGTCCGGGACCGGGACACCGAGATCCGAAGAGAGTTCTTTGTACATATTTCTCAGCGAAGGAGGGATCTTGACCCCCGGCAGAACGGAAAAACTCAACCCGTGGGCCTGCCCCTGCCCGTGGTAAGGGTCCTGA
This genomic window contains:
- the ung gene encoding uracil-DNA glycosylase; protein product: MFGNDWDEVLKEEIHQPYFGELMQRVEEEYRTHTVYPPEPLLFQALKLTPFAAVKAVILGQDPYHGQGQAHGLSFSVLPGVKIPPSLRNMYKELSSDLGVPVPDHGYLIHWAEEGVLLLNTVLTVREGQAASHQKLGWQRFTDAVIRAIGEREQPAVFILWGAHAQKKEALIDASRHHVLKSVHPSPLSARGGFFGSRPFSQTNAYLETHGIQPINWEIPPL